One Antiquaquibacter oligotrophicus genomic region harbors:
- a CDS encoding alanine racemase C-terminal domain-containing protein, whose amino-acid sequence MARRVLEAPRERFRRVIAEYHESSMSQGTVASGVRRVARIDLEALRANLAALVAEDSSVVLDARADAYGHGLTHVAQAAVDAGIGTIRIGLRDTPPRGIRRSMLMTVPSVRPTAADAAYGFDGVAKPVMTLVGEVIAVKPTEEGAGVSYGYTYRTEEPTTLALVGLGYADGIPRLASNRATVAIGGRFAPIVGRIAMDQFVVDCGSARVSVGDDVTLWGDPGFGHPTATDWGVVTERRALDLTAGLGSRITRVHS is encoded by the coding sequence ATGGCACGACGAGTCCTCGAAGCTCCTCGAGAACGCTTCCGCCGAGTAATCGCGGAGTACCACGAGAGTTCGATGAGCCAGGGCACCGTTGCCTCTGGGGTCAGGCGCGTTGCACGCATCGACCTCGAAGCGTTACGGGCGAACCTCGCCGCGCTCGTGGCAGAGGACTCCTCCGTGGTTCTGGATGCTCGCGCCGACGCCTACGGACACGGTCTGACCCACGTCGCACAGGCAGCAGTGGATGCTGGCATCGGGACGATTCGCATCGGCCTGCGTGATACGCCGCCCCGCGGCATCCGGCGGTCGATGCTCATGACCGTACCCTCGGTGCGACCGACCGCGGCCGACGCCGCGTACGGGTTCGACGGCGTAGCCAAACCCGTCATGACACTGGTCGGCGAAGTGATCGCTGTTAAACCCACAGAGGAGGGAGCTGGAGTCTCCTACGGGTACACCTATCGGACCGAAGAGCCCACAACGCTCGCCCTCGTCGGACTCGGGTATGCGGACGGTATCCCGCGTCTGGCATCCAACCGCGCCACGGTTGCGATCGGTGGACGATTCGCGCCGATCGTCGGCCGCATTGCCATGGACCAGTTTGTTGTGGACTGCGGGAGCGCGCGCGTGTCGGTCGGTGACGACGTCACGCTGTGGGGCGACCCGGGATTCGGGCATCCGACAGCGACCGATTGGGGTGTCGTGACCGAACGCCGGGCACTCGACCTCACCGCAGGTCTGGGATCGAGAATCACTCGGGTGCACTCATGA
- a CDS encoding DUF7455 domain-containing protein, giving the protein MSQITSENIGTDELERNLTALDRCDSCGAQAYVRVTLASGELLFCAHHAAKFKEKLYPNALSWHDESSKLLENASAE; this is encoded by the coding sequence ATGTCTCAGATCACCAGCGAGAACATCGGCACCGACGAACTGGAGCGCAACCTCACGGCGCTCGATCGCTGCGACAGCTGCGGAGCCCAGGCCTACGTTCGGGTGACCCTCGCCAGTGGCGAGCTTCTCTTCTGTGCGCACCACGCGGCGAAGTTCAAGGAGAAGCTGTACCCGAACGCTCTGTCATGGCACGACGAGTCCTCGAAGCTCCTCGAGAACGCTTCCGCCGAGTAA
- a CDS encoding DNA gyrase/topoisomerase IV subunit B produces MASNDYSARHLSVLEGLEAVRKRPGMYIGSTDSRGLMHCLWEIIDNSVDEALGGFGTRIGVILHPDGSVEVRDTARGIPVDIEPKTGLTGVEVVFTKLHAGGKFGSGSYAASGGLHGVGASVVNALSERLDVEVDRDGKTWAMSFHRGEPGVFADEGAPTPDAPFTPFISGSELRVIGRVAKGVTGTRVRYWADRQIFTKGASFQTDDLVDRLRQTAFLVPSLALELSDLRGEEPRAESFHFEGGIAEFVEHLAQDAPITDTWRLTGDGAFTETVPVLQDNGAMVPTELQRECTVDIALRWGTGYDTVFKSFVNIIATPKGGTHQSGFEQGLLKFLRSEVEKNARRLKAGNDKLEKDDVLAGLTAVLTVRLPEPQFEGQTKEVLGTPAVRSIVSSVVAKQLAARFGSPKRDDKAQTSLVLDKIVSEMKSRISARAHKETQRRKNALESSTLPAKLVDCRSHDVANSELFIVEGDSALGTAKLARDSEYQALLPIRGKILNVQKASVSDMLSNTECASIIQVIGAGSGRSFDLESARYGKVIIMSDADVDGAHIRTLLLTLFFRYMPDMIRDGRVYAAVPPLHRVVVINPGSKPNETIYTYSEAELTAVLAGLRKSGKKYQDPIQRYKGLGEMDADQLAITTMDRTHRTLRRVNIGDAEMATSVFELLMGNEVAPRKEFIIAGQGLNRDRIDV; encoded by the coding sequence ATGGCATCGAACGACTATTCCGCACGGCATCTCTCGGTGCTCGAAGGCCTCGAAGCTGTGCGGAAGCGTCCGGGAATGTACATCGGTTCGACGGACTCGCGTGGGCTCATGCACTGCCTCTGGGAGATCATCGATAACTCGGTGGACGAGGCCCTCGGCGGTTTCGGTACCCGCATCGGCGTCATCCTTCATCCCGACGGGAGTGTCGAGGTGCGCGACACGGCGCGAGGCATTCCTGTCGATATCGAGCCCAAGACTGGCCTCACCGGAGTCGAGGTCGTCTTCACGAAGCTGCACGCTGGTGGCAAGTTCGGTTCTGGTTCGTACGCGGCCTCCGGTGGACTGCACGGCGTCGGGGCTTCTGTGGTCAACGCACTCTCCGAGCGACTCGATGTTGAGGTCGATCGCGACGGCAAAACCTGGGCGATGTCGTTCCATCGCGGCGAACCGGGTGTGTTCGCCGACGAGGGCGCTCCCACCCCGGACGCGCCGTTTACGCCGTTCATCTCGGGAAGTGAGCTCCGTGTGATCGGCCGCGTGGCCAAGGGCGTGACCGGCACGCGGGTGCGCTACTGGGCCGACCGTCAGATTTTTACCAAGGGCGCGTCGTTCCAGACCGACGATCTGGTCGACCGCTTGCGGCAGACCGCTTTTCTGGTGCCATCGCTCGCACTAGAACTGAGCGACCTCCGCGGCGAGGAGCCTCGCGCCGAATCGTTCCACTTCGAGGGCGGGATCGCGGAGTTCGTTGAGCACCTTGCCCAGGATGCCCCGATCACCGACACGTGGCGTCTGACAGGCGACGGTGCCTTCACTGAGACCGTGCCCGTGCTTCAGGACAACGGCGCAATGGTGCCCACGGAACTCCAGCGTGAGTGCACCGTCGACATCGCTCTTCGGTGGGGAACCGGCTACGACACCGTTTTCAAGAGTTTTGTGAACATCATCGCGACCCCGAAGGGTGGAACCCACCAGTCCGGATTCGAGCAGGGCCTCCTGAAGTTCCTCAGGTCCGAGGTGGAGAAGAACGCCCGTCGGCTGAAGGCGGGTAACGACAAGCTCGAGAAAGACGATGTGCTCGCTGGGCTGACGGCGGTACTGACCGTTCGCCTACCGGAACCGCAGTTCGAGGGGCAGACCAAGGAGGTGCTGGGCACGCCAGCTGTGCGTTCCATCGTCTCGAGTGTTGTGGCCAAGCAGCTGGCGGCACGATTTGGGTCGCCGAAGCGCGACGATAAGGCGCAGACATCCCTCGTCCTCGACAAGATCGTGTCGGAGATGAAGTCGCGCATCTCGGCGCGCGCACACAAGGAGACTCAGCGTCGCAAGAACGCGCTCGAAAGCTCGACCCTCCCGGCGAAGCTTGTCGATTGTCGGTCACACGATGTAGCGAATAGCGAGCTTTTTATCGTCGAGGGTGATTCCGCGCTCGGTACAGCCAAACTCGCGCGAGACAGTGAGTACCAGGCGTTGTTGCCCATCCGAGGCAAAATCCTCAACGTGCAGAAGGCCTCTGTGTCGGACATGCTCTCGAACACCGAATGCGCGTCGATCATTCAGGTGATCGGTGCGGGATCGGGGCGCAGCTTCGACCTCGAATCGGCCCGATACGGCAAGGTCATCATCATGAGTGATGCCGACGTGGACGGCGCCCACATCCGCACGCTTCTGCTCACCCTCTTCTTCCGGTATATGCCGGACATGATTCGTGACGGACGGGTGTACGCCGCCGTGCCGCCGTTGCACCGCGTTGTCGTCATCAACCCGGGCTCGAAACCGAACGAGACGATCTACACCTACTCCGAGGCCGAGCTGACCGCGGTTCTGGCGGGCCTGCGGAAGTCAGGAAAGAAATACCAGGACCCCATCCAGCGCTATAAGGGTTTGGGTGAGATGGATGCCGATCAGCTCGCCATCACGACGATGGACCGCACTCATCGCACCCTTCGTCGCGTAAATATCGGTGACGCGGAGATGGCCACCTCGGTGTTCGAGTTGCTCATGGGCAACGAAGTGGCTCCGCGCAAAGAGTTCATCATCGCGGGTCAGGGATTGAATCGCGACCGTATCGACGTGTGA
- a CDS encoding carboxylesterase/lipase family protein, with product MRVEVTGGVVEGAMRRGLRMWRGIPYAAPPIDDLRFRAPAPVVPWTRIRSAAAFGPVAPQDRNGQFAGPPTHVPMSEDCLTINVIAPPSTQQAPRPVMVFIHGGAYSVGSAREIHGQGEGLVREGGVVFVNMNYRLGALGYLDFSAWSTPERRLDNNLGLRDQLAALEWVRDNIAAFGGDPECVTVFGESAGANAVTTLMAVPRAAGLFQRAIAQSAPANAVYPAEVAAEWARDYLELLSEAVDDSDTESTSVEDAASLLMTAPVDAIVAATTRMQRSVPDSRPGTMPLAPVIDGDLVTERPLDVFRAGRQHPVPLIIGTNDREGSLFRGRLDILASNPRRIRAIFSRTKKKARKALKAQYPGLPARRPAADFGGDFAFWYPSVKLAERHSSIGATFMYRFDATTRLLKLTGHDATHGLELFALFERMNGAFGRVLGALGGRRGFIRAGERMREHWIAFARTGRPLESWPRYTKRRRRTLIIGERDRVEEDPRHDKRIAWQAFVPHV from the coding sequence ATGCGTGTGGAGGTCACGGGGGGTGTCGTCGAGGGCGCCATGCGTCGCGGTCTGCGAATGTGGCGTGGGATACCGTACGCCGCGCCACCGATCGACGATCTCCGCTTTCGAGCACCCGCCCCGGTTGTGCCGTGGACCCGGATTCGTTCGGCCGCCGCGTTTGGCCCGGTAGCACCCCAGGACCGCAATGGACAGTTCGCCGGGCCACCAACGCACGTACCGATGTCAGAAGATTGTTTGACCATCAATGTGATCGCGCCGCCGTCTACGCAACAGGCGCCGCGACCGGTGATGGTATTCATCCACGGTGGCGCATACAGCGTCGGCTCCGCTCGCGAGATCCATGGTCAGGGTGAGGGGCTGGTGCGCGAAGGCGGCGTCGTATTCGTGAACATGAACTATCGCCTCGGCGCGCTCGGGTATCTCGACTTCTCCGCGTGGTCCACGCCAGAACGTCGCCTGGACAACAATCTTGGTTTGCGCGATCAGCTCGCGGCACTCGAATGGGTGCGCGACAACATCGCAGCATTCGGTGGAGACCCGGAGTGCGTCACCGTCTTCGGCGAATCGGCCGGGGCGAATGCCGTGACGACCCTCATGGCCGTGCCGAGAGCGGCCGGACTGTTCCAGCGCGCGATCGCTCAAAGTGCGCCAGCAAATGCGGTGTATCCAGCCGAGGTGGCCGCCGAGTGGGCGAGGGACTACCTCGAACTACTGAGCGAAGCTGTCGACGACAGCGATACCGAGAGTACGTCGGTCGAGGACGCGGCGTCGCTCCTCATGACGGCACCGGTCGACGCGATTGTTGCGGCGACAACACGGATGCAGCGTTCCGTGCCCGATTCCAGGCCCGGCACCATGCCTCTGGCCCCCGTCATCGACGGCGATCTTGTGACCGAACGCCCGCTCGATGTATTCCGAGCCGGACGACAGCACCCCGTTCCGCTCATCATCGGAACCAACGATCGGGAGGGTTCGCTGTTCCGCGGACGCCTTGACATCCTTGCGAGCAACCCGCGGCGCATTCGCGCCATCTTCTCTCGAACCAAAAAGAAAGCCAGAAAGGCACTCAAGGCACAGTATCCGGGCCTACCCGCGAGGCGCCCCGCTGCCGATTTCGGCGGAGATTTTGCCTTCTGGTACCCGAGCGTCAAACTCGCCGAGCGCCACAGCAGCATAGGCGCCACCTTCATGTATCGGTTTGATGCCACGACCCGACTTCTCAAGCTCACCGGCCACGACGCCACCCATGGCCTCGAACTCTTCGCGCTCTTCGAACGAATGAACGGTGCGTTCGGACGTGTGCTCGGGGCACTGGGTGGGCGACGAGGGTTCATCCGCGCGGGCGAACGGATGCGGGAACACTGGATCGCCTTCGCCCGCACAGGTCGTCCGCTCGAGTCGTGGCCGCGGTACACGAAGCGGCGGCGTCGAACGCTCATCATCGGCGAACGTGATCGGGTCGAAGAGGACCCTCGACACGACAAGCGCATCGCATGGCAGGCGTTCGTCCCGCACGTGTAG
- a CDS encoding AzlC family ABC transporter permease, which translates to MSRDLSAREPLRSVRLSAARDAGLVVLGYIPFGLAAGAAMASTGVDPVLAFLSSPLIFAGAAQLAAVQLLGMGTGIALVVATVAIINARHLLYSAALAPHLAEWTPLQRFAAAYLLADPVYALAAARFDGEGGGGDADRKRAYYFTAGLTCLVGWTALVTIGLAVGGLIPVWVPLELAIPLTFLLLALPLIRDMPGLVAATVGGVAALAAHDLPFGVGILVGAAAGIAAGVVAMNVKDRRDA; encoded by the coding sequence GTGAGTCGGGACCTTTCAGCGCGCGAGCCACTTCGTTCGGTCAGACTGTCTGCGGCGAGGGACGCGGGCCTCGTTGTTCTCGGCTACATACCGTTCGGTCTTGCCGCTGGCGCCGCCATGGCCTCGACCGGGGTCGATCCCGTGCTGGCCTTTCTCAGTTCGCCGCTGATCTTCGCGGGAGCGGCGCAATTGGCAGCGGTGCAATTGCTTGGCATGGGAACGGGAATCGCCCTTGTCGTCGCTACGGTCGCGATCATCAACGCTCGCCACCTGCTCTACAGCGCGGCACTCGCTCCGCACCTCGCAGAGTGGACTCCGCTGCAACGTTTCGCTGCCGCGTATCTGCTGGCAGACCCGGTCTACGCTCTTGCTGCAGCCCGGTTTGACGGTGAGGGCGGGGGAGGGGACGCCGATCGGAAGCGTGCCTACTACTTCACCGCCGGCCTGACGTGTCTCGTGGGGTGGACGGCTCTCGTCACCATAGGACTGGCCGTTGGCGGGCTCATCCCGGTGTGGGTGCCCCTCGAGCTGGCGATCCCGCTGACATTCCTTCTGCTCGCTCTGCCACTCATTCGCGACATGCCTGGGCTCGTCGCGGCAACGGTCGGCGGAGTGGCTGCCCTCGCAGCTCACGATCTGCCCTTCGGAGTGGGGATCCTCGTCGGCGCGGCTGCGGGGATCGCGGCGGGAGTTGTGGCGATGAATGTGAAGGACCGACGCGATGCATGA
- a CDS encoding AzlD domain-containing protein, giving the protein MHELLALIASGVVTFASRVVFLVNRKVRPPQRVAKYLPLIGPAVLAAIAVPGILAPRGSLSLAETVPAIVAAVASWLSWRASKQIWVGLLAGLASWWGILAVLAAMGVDR; this is encoded by the coding sequence ATGCATGAGCTGCTCGCCCTCATTGCATCGGGAGTAGTGACGTTCGCCTCTCGGGTGGTCTTCCTCGTCAACAGGAAGGTCCGACCTCCCCAGCGTGTCGCGAAGTACCTCCCCCTCATCGGCCCTGCCGTACTCGCTGCCATCGCTGTGCCCGGAATTCTCGCGCCGCGCGGTTCCCTCAGTCTCGCCGAAACGGTTCCGGCCATCGTGGCTGCCGTGGCCAGCTGGCTGTCGTGGCGCGCAAGCAAACAAATCTGGGTCGGTCTGCTCGCAGGCCTCGCGAGTTGGTGGGGAATCCTCGCGGTGCTCGCTGCGATGGGGGTCGACCGTTAG
- a CDS encoding DNA gyrase/topoisomerase IV subunit A, with protein MATRDNPPTVVPAGERIEDVDVSAEMQGSFLEYAYSVIHSRALPDARDGLKPVQRRILFQMTEMGLRPDRGHVKSSRVVGDVMGKLHPHGDAPIYDAMVRLAQDFVMRVPLIDGHGNFGSLDDGPAAPRYTEARLQAAALALTDNLDEDVVDFVPNYDNSFQQPGVLPAAFPNLLVNGASGIAVGMATNMAPHNLIEVVGAARHLLENPDATLDELMSFVPGPDLPSGGTIIGLEGIKDAYATGRGAFKTRARVSIEPITARKTGLIVTELPYLVGTERVIEKIKDGVNAKKINGISDVTDLTDRKHGMRLVIGIKTGFSPDAVLEQLYRLTPLEDSFSINNVALVEGQPRTLGLKDLLTVYIEHRLDVVRRRSEYRLARRLERLHLVEGLLVAILDIDEVIQVIRSSDDGEQAKSRLIDVFDLSELQADYILELRLRRLTRFSRIELEAERDRLRTEIAELQAILADPARIRALVSAELDEVAEKFGTPRRTLLTEARPSVATSSARKNAPVLEIVDAPCEVLLSTTGRAIRVDIGEEPVTAVARRRSKHDAIRSRVVTTTRSEIGAITASGKLVRFTAVDLPSVPANSIQLAAGARITDYLALSAKETIVALVPLSSEIPIALGTRQGVVKRVTPGAWPSRPEFEVVSLKPGDDVVGAALAPDDRELVFITSSAQLLRFGASTVRPQGLAAGGMAGISLAAGANVIYFGVVDPAVENVVATVSTSSSTIAGTDAGRAKVSDLSEFPGKGRATGGVRAHAFLKGEDVLGLAWAGPSPALAVGTDGAARTLPASGARRDASGTPLDAVVGSIGQALSPETTSG; from the coding sequence ATGGCTACCCGTGATAATCCCCCCACAGTCGTGCCCGCTGGCGAACGCATCGAGGACGTCGATGTATCGGCCGAGATGCAGGGTTCGTTCCTCGAATACGCCTATTCGGTCATCCATTCACGCGCCCTGCCGGATGCGCGAGACGGTCTGAAGCCGGTCCAGCGCAGGATCCTCTTCCAGATGACCGAGATGGGCCTGCGACCCGATCGTGGACACGTGAAGTCCTCGCGCGTCGTCGGCGACGTTATGGGAAAACTGCATCCGCACGGCGACGCCCCCATCTACGACGCCATGGTCCGCCTCGCGCAGGACTTCGTGATGCGTGTTCCGCTTATTGACGGACACGGCAACTTTGGTTCACTGGACGACGGTCCAGCCGCCCCGCGCTACACAGAGGCGCGGCTTCAAGCGGCCGCGCTGGCGCTCACCGACAACCTCGACGAAGATGTCGTCGATTTCGTTCCGAACTACGACAACTCCTTTCAGCAGCCGGGTGTCCTGCCTGCTGCCTTCCCGAACCTGCTCGTCAATGGCGCGTCCGGGATTGCGGTCGGCATGGCGACGAACATGGCACCCCACAACCTCATCGAAGTAGTGGGCGCGGCGCGACACCTCCTCGAGAATCCGGATGCCACGCTCGACGAACTCATGAGCTTCGTGCCGGGACCGGACCTGCCTTCCGGCGGCACGATCATCGGCCTCGAGGGAATCAAGGACGCCTACGCAACGGGTCGCGGAGCGTTCAAAACGCGAGCTCGCGTGTCCATCGAACCGATTACGGCTCGGAAGACGGGACTCATCGTCACCGAGCTTCCGTATCTCGTCGGCACCGAACGAGTGATCGAAAAAATCAAGGACGGCGTCAACGCCAAGAAGATCAACGGCATCTCCGACGTCACCGATCTCACGGACCGCAAACACGGTATGCGGCTGGTCATCGGCATCAAGACGGGTTTCAGCCCCGATGCCGTCCTGGAACAGCTGTATCGACTCACCCCACTCGAAGACAGCTTTTCGATCAACAACGTCGCACTGGTGGAGGGTCAGCCCCGCACGCTTGGCCTAAAAGACCTCCTCACGGTCTATATCGAGCACCGACTCGACGTTGTGCGTCGCCGAAGCGAGTACCGGCTTGCACGACGCCTCGAAAGGCTCCACCTCGTCGAAGGTCTCCTCGTCGCGATCCTGGACATCGACGAGGTCATTCAAGTCATCCGCTCGAGCGACGACGGCGAGCAAGCAAAGTCGAGGCTCATCGATGTCTTCGACCTCAGTGAGCTCCAGGCCGACTACATCCTTGAACTTCGTTTACGCCGACTGACGCGCTTTAGCCGTATCGAACTCGAGGCAGAGCGTGACCGCCTGCGCACCGAGATCGCTGAGCTTCAGGCCATCCTTGCCGACCCCGCGAGGATCCGTGCTCTCGTATCCGCAGAGCTCGATGAGGTTGCCGAGAAGTTCGGCACACCTCGACGCACCCTTCTCACGGAGGCGCGCCCCTCCGTCGCTACGTCATCGGCGCGGAAGAACGCCCCCGTGCTAGAGATCGTCGATGCACCGTGTGAGGTGCTCCTGTCGACGACAGGACGAGCGATTCGCGTCGACATCGGTGAAGAACCTGTGACCGCGGTAGCCCGCCGGCGCAGCAAACACGACGCGATCAGATCACGCGTGGTGACGACAACACGATCCGAGATCGGTGCGATCACGGCGAGCGGCAAACTCGTGCGCTTCACGGCGGTCGATCTTCCCAGTGTGCCCGCCAACTCGATTCAGCTCGCCGCGGGCGCTCGCATCACCGACTACCTCGCCCTCAGCGCGAAAGAGACAATCGTCGCGCTTGTCCCGCTCTCATCCGAGATACCGATTGCTCTTGGCACCCGGCAGGGTGTCGTCAAGCGGGTGACCCCGGGGGCGTGGCCCTCGCGGCCGGAGTTCGAGGTCGTGAGCCTGAAGCCCGGTGATGATGTTGTCGGTGCCGCCCTCGCCCCCGACGACCGGGAACTCGTGTTCATCACGTCCTCCGCACAGCTTCTCCGTTTCGGCGCGTCAACGGTCCGTCCGCAGGGTCTCGCGGCTGGAGGGATGGCGGGTATTTCGCTTGCCGCCGGTGCGAACGTCATCTATTTCGGAGTCGTCGATCCGGCAGTCGAGAACGTCGTGGCCACAGTATCGACGTCGTCGTCCACGATTGCAGGCACGGATGCTGGTCGAGCGAAGGTTTCCGACCTGTCCGAGTTTCCCGGCAAGGGCCGCGCAACGGGCGGCGTGAGAGCGCACGCCTTCCTCAAGGGCGAAGATGTGCTCGGCCTCGCCTGGGCGGGTCCGTCTCCCGCACTCGCGGTAGGAACCGACGGTGCCGCACGTACTCTGCCCGCGAGCGGCGCTCGACGTGATGCATCCGGTACACCACTGGATGCGGTTGTGGGATCGATCGGACAAGCGCTGAGCCCGGAGACTACCTCGGGCTAA
- a CDS encoding alkaline phosphatase family protein: protein MLPAPKPHAPSLADVLPSCLASIGAQPGTLDLPPAEKALVVLVDGLGADVLAARSGHARTLARGLGRTTIIESGFPSTTAAGIASLTTGALPGSHGLFGYSVLDPVRDRVVNQLSGWDSAMDPLTWQPLLTQFEVAVGNGWDAVAIGPRRYSDSGFTRAVLRGARYVAGESVEDRVDRALAWLRQPGPGIGYLYVPELDVVAHAKGVESVEWTAGLELVDLAVRRLVGGLGSRDGLIVTADHGVLDVPRHAHVLVDEQEGLLDGVRHIAGEPRCLQLHLDETVDLEVVLDRWRDAEGSRAWIASRAEVEASGWWGPVAPSLSGRPGDVFVAARKAVAYYDSRTAGSARSMVGQHGSLSPAELRVPLLRFGAFA, encoded by the coding sequence ATGCTACCGGCGCCCAAACCGCATGCGCCGAGCCTTGCCGACGTTCTGCCAAGTTGCCTCGCGAGCATCGGGGCGCAGCCGGGAACACTGGACCTGCCGCCCGCGGAGAAGGCGCTCGTCGTCCTCGTGGACGGCCTTGGAGCAGACGTGCTCGCGGCCCGCTCAGGGCACGCTCGCACCCTCGCTCGAGGCTTGGGTCGCACAACCATCATCGAGTCGGGGTTTCCTTCGACGACGGCCGCGGGTATCGCGTCACTCACCACGGGAGCATTGCCGGGAAGCCATGGGTTATTCGGCTACAGCGTGCTCGACCCTGTGCGTGACAGGGTTGTCAATCAGCTCAGCGGCTGGGACAGCGCCATGGACCCCCTGACGTGGCAGCCGCTTCTCACGCAGTTCGAGGTCGCGGTCGGCAACGGGTGGGATGCCGTGGCCATTGGGCCGCGACGCTACAGTGACTCGGGCTTCACGCGAGCGGTGCTGAGGGGAGCGCGGTACGTGGCGGGCGAATCGGTCGAGGATCGGGTGGACCGGGCGCTTGCGTGGCTGCGGCAGCCCGGACCGGGAATCGGGTACCTCTACGTTCCAGAACTCGATGTCGTCGCCCATGCGAAAGGGGTCGAGTCGGTCGAGTGGACGGCGGGACTGGAACTCGTGGATTTGGCAGTCCGGCGACTGGTCGGAGGTTTGGGGTCGCGAGACGGGCTTATCGTCACTGCTGACCATGGCGTGCTCGACGTCCCGCGGCACGCGCATGTCCTCGTTGACGAGCAGGAGGGCCTCCTCGACGGCGTACGGCACATTGCTGGCGAACCGAGGTGCCTCCAACTTCACCTCGATGAAACGGTTGACCTCGAGGTCGTCCTCGACCGTTGGAGGGACGCCGAAGGCAGTCGAGCGTGGATTGCCTCGAGAGCAGAGGTCGAGGCATCCGGATGGTGGGGCCCTGTGGCCCCGTCGTTGTCAGGTCGTCCCGGCGATGTCTTTGTGGCTGCGCGCAAAGCGGTCGCCTACTACGATTCGCGAACCGCCGGCTCTGCGCGATCGATGGTCGGTCAGCACGGCTCGCTCTCCCCAGCGGAGCTCAGAGTGCCGCTTCTGCGATTCGGAGCGTTCGCCTAG
- the sepH gene encoding septation protein SepH has product MQELRVIGVEEASLIVASAEGTRYSIPVEDVLQARLRIPQQDIGSDRKIAPKDIQAHIRSGMSAQDVAAITGAPLDYIQRFEGPVVAEREFVVQSALDVPVRTAADNDPLAEPTTFGIVIRQRLAALGGSGERWASWKEAGSGWVVKLSFIADQIERDARWQFDPRKQSLVPLNTEAVTLSQQGDSASGLVPRLRAVAPGETTSEGDRFDSGAFLVESSAPEAVSPSPEPVPIARARMDEAVHGNQTADLLEALRRRRGERESAPMVEGDVADDGGRSQHPSTGSVRVIDVPLSPMEDDSSMRSTAPQPTARKKGRASMPSWDEIVFGARPDEDPA; this is encoded by the coding sequence ATGCAAGAACTACGGGTAATCGGGGTCGAAGAGGCCTCGCTCATCGTGGCGTCCGCGGAAGGGACGCGTTACAGCATCCCCGTCGAGGATGTGCTGCAGGCGAGACTACGTATCCCCCAGCAAGACATCGGCTCCGATCGTAAGATCGCGCCCAAGGACATTCAGGCCCACATTCGGTCCGGAATGTCGGCACAGGACGTCGCCGCGATCACCGGTGCACCGCTGGACTACATCCAACGGTTTGAGGGTCCTGTCGTTGCGGAACGAGAATTTGTGGTCCAGTCCGCGCTCGACGTCCCTGTGCGAACGGCCGCCGACAATGACCCGCTTGCAGAACCCACGACGTTCGGCATCGTCATTCGTCAACGACTGGCTGCCCTCGGAGGCTCCGGAGAGCGTTGGGCAAGCTGGAAGGAAGCGGGTAGCGGCTGGGTCGTGAAACTGTCCTTCATCGCAGACCAAATCGAGCGGGATGCTCGGTGGCAGTTCGACCCGCGGAAGCAGTCGCTTGTGCCGCTCAACACCGAAGCGGTGACGCTGTCGCAGCAGGGCGATTCCGCCTCGGGACTCGTGCCTCGATTGCGCGCGGTTGCTCCGGGAGAAACTACGTCAGAGGGCGATCGATTCGACAGCGGCGCCTTCCTCGTCGAGAGCAGCGCACCCGAGGCGGTTTCTCCGTCGCCCGAGCCGGTGCCGATCGCACGCGCTCGAATGGATGAGGCCGTTCACGGCAATCAGACGGCAGATCTCCTCGAGGCACTCCGCCGTCGACGCGGTGAGCGAGAGTCCGCACCCATGGTCGAAGGCGACGTCGCGGACGATGGCGGCCGCTCGCAGCATCCCTCGACGGGATCCGTGCGGGTAATCGACGTTCCTCTGTCCCCCATGGAAGACGACTCGTCGATGCGGTCCACCGCACCTCAGCCGACCGCGCGAAAGAAAGGCAGAGCGTCGATGCCCAGCTGGGACGAGATCGTATTCGGTGCTCGACCTGACGAGGATCCCGCCTAG
- a CDS encoding DUF4193 domain-containing protein: MATDYDAPRKTDDDSESIEALKERVPDKASASIDAEDADNPGSFELAGGDLSDLDDLDVVVLPPQADEFTCVSCFLVKHRSQIDHESKLGPICLECAA, encoded by the coding sequence ATGGCAACCGACTATGACGCCCCCCGGAAGACCGACGACGATTCTGAGTCGATCGAGGCACTGAAGGAGCGCGTTCCGGATAAGGCTTCGGCCTCGATCGATGCCGAGGATGCCGATAACCCGGGTAGCTTCGAGCTCGCTGGCGGCGACCTGTCAGACCTCGATGATCTTGACGTTGTGGTGCTCCCTCCGCAGGCCGACGAGTTCACGTGCGTCAGCTGCTTCCTGGTGAAGCACCGCTCGCAGATCGATCACGAGTCGAAGCTCGGCCCGATCTGCCTGGAGTGCGCCGCTTAG